A genomic region of Vanessa tameamea isolate UH-Manoa-2023 chromosome 11, ilVanTame1 primary haplotype, whole genome shotgun sequence contains the following coding sequences:
- the LOC113400786 gene encoding membrane-bound transcription factor site-2 protease: MSFTILCSFVLTFYVVIWFFDSFFKSCMHYPYYAFLDGTGLKIGILNFSWTTTACNRFIYRWSKNLARILRKWFNFGYIFTIGLFLPFSLWTLLSIIFEHFNDTIQIDNVFEVKAMLPGVNIHASDFWVYFLAIGCSSIFHELGHAAAASQEDVQLVSVGVYVFAIIPLAFVQLNTEHLNSLSITKRLKIYCAGVWHNITLAFFALLLFFSAPILFSIAYQTDIGVRVTDLTDDSPLRDARGLQVGDIITSINDCHVKNSKDWSYCLHVAHDRFGICTSAEYIAQNDEIMMETIKENDVVECCRKNDLYSFCFEYMEPKAVVDSVLPGQYSCLKPRDMVKNKLIKCTETNGYSCPRNMHCLKPSLHNQTYLIIVERQDDNAVLYLGLPYDIHKTVFVDQYFPRCAIISFFSPSQFEKLLRYIFIFSMGIGFLNVLPCYGTDGHHIARSIIQWLAKYFNKNGDFITFFTVFTIFVGTGITVPILIFLFYKAIFVDDY; encoded by the exons atgtcaTTTACTATTCTTTGCTCATTTGTGTTAACGTTTTATGTGGTTATATGGTTTTTTGACTCTTTTTTCAAG agTTGTATGCACTATCCTTACTACGCCTTTCTGGATGGAACTGGGCTaaaaattggtattttaaatttttcatggaCAACCACTGCATGCAACAGATTTATCTACAGATGGAGTAAAAATCTTGCTCGAATTTTACGAAAATGGTTCAACTTTGGGTACATTTTTACAATCGGCTTATTTCTACCATTTTCCTTATGGACCCttctatcaattatttttgagCATTTTAATGACACAATACAAATAGACAATGTTTTTGAAGTGAAGGCTATGTTACCTGGTGTGAACATACATGCTTCAGACTTTTGGGTTTACTTTTTGGCAATTGGATGCAGCTCTATATTTCATGAGCTTGGTCATGCAGCAGCTGCTTCACAGGAAGATGTACAGCTTGTTTCAGTTGGGGTGTATGTGTTTGCAATAATACCTCTTGCCTTTGTGCAGTTAAATACTGAACATCTTAATAGCCTTAGTATAACGAAAAGGTTGAAAATATACTGTGCAGGAGTCTGGCATAATATAACACTTGCATTTTTTGCACTGTTACTGTTTTTCTCAGCACCAATTCTATTTAGTATTGCATACCAAACTGATATTGGAGTAAGAGTTACAGATCTCACAGATGATTCTCCATTAAGAGATGCCAGAGGACTTCAAGTAGGAGACATCATCACGTCTATTAATGATTGTCATGTTAAGAATTCAAAAGATTGGTCATATTGCTTACATGTAGCTCATGATCGTTTTGGTATTTGCACAAGTGCTGAATATATAGCACAGAATGATGAAATAATGATGGAAACTATCAAAGAAAATGATGTTGTTGAATGCTGTCGTAAAAATGATTTGTATAGTTTTTGCTTTGAATATATGGAGCCCAAAGCAGTTGTTGACTCAGTATTACCAGGGCAGTATTCTTGTTTAAAGCCCAGAGATATggttaagaataaattaatcaaatgtaCGGAGACAAATGGTTACTCCTGTCCTAGAAATATGCACTGTTTAAAACCATCACTACATAATCAAACATACCTCATAATAGTAGAAAGACAAGACGATAATGCAGTTCTTTATTTGGGATTGCCATATGATATACACAAGACAGTATTTGTTGATCAATATTTTCCAAGGTGTGCCATCATTTCATTTTTCTCACCTTCTCAGTTTGAAAAGCTTttgcgatatatttttatattttctatgggTATAGGATTTTTGAATGTTTTGCCCTGTTATGGAACTGATGGACATCATATTGCAAGAAGTATCATTCAATGGTtagctaaatattttaataaaaatggtgattttataacattctttactgtatttacaatatttgttgGTACAGGCATCACTGtgcctatattaatatttctattttataaagcaATATTTGTTGatgattattaa